GTGAATAGAATAGAGGCGACTGTAAAAATGGTAGCGCCGATAATATGAATGCGCATGGCCAGATTGACGAAGTCTTCACCAGCTGGTTTCCACCAGATCACAAAGCCGCTCAGGGCTGCTGGGAGAAAACCGAGAATCAAAGACCAATGAAAGATTCGGGACGCTAGGGGATGACGCAAAATACGAGGTTCCTGTTGCACCAAAAGCACCTCCTAAAAATCAAGATAACTTTGTACGATCAACATAATGGGTGTGGAATAAATCCTCCGCCAAAGGGCTGAGGGGCTTTTGAGCAAAGCGCGCGTACATATCCTGCAAAGCGGCGTTATTATGGCTTTGCCGCACAGCTGCTTTGGCGTCATCTTTGTAAAGACCCAGGGTGCGCATTTTTATGTACTTTGTGCGGTCCTGCACCAAGTCCGTAGTGATGTAGGCCCCTGTCCAGAGTACAGCCCCGGCTACGCCAGTAAGCTGGAGAAATTCACGGCGGGTGATTTTTACGGCTTTTTCAACATAACTGTATTTGGCCACAGCTTAATCCTCCTTAATTCCAGGGCAGCATGGGCTTGTATTTGTCAATCCACGACGTGCCCATGGGATAGATCGGCTGGCCGCCGCCGTTAATGCAGCCGCCAGGGCAATTCATCACTTCAATGAAATGATAGGGGGAATTACCCGCCTCTACCTG
This sequence is a window from Anaeromusa acidaminophila DSM 3853. Protein-coding genes within it:
- a CDS encoding iron hydrogenase small subunit, with the translated sequence MAKYSYVEKAVKITRREFLQLTGVAGAVLWTGAYITTDLVQDRTKYIKMRTLGLYKDDAKAAVRQSHNNAALQDMYARFAQKPLSPLAEDLFHTHYVDRTKLS